A genomic segment from Nicotiana tabacum cultivar K326 chromosome 7, ASM71507v2, whole genome shotgun sequence encodes:
- the LOC107831259 gene encoding putative flavin-containing monooxygenase 1 yields the protein MVPEHSFLNELSSCLVYIVPEGFYDRVEEGSIKLKKAKSFGFSKEGIVLEGQAEPIKSDLVILATGFNKIRLSHIATGFKGIDKLKHIFESPKFQGFIAGSDDYAVPLYRECVHPRIPQLAIIGFSESVSDLYTSEIGCRWLAELLDGKFKLPNIKVMEKDIAE from the exons ATGGTGCCAGAGCATAGTTTCTTGAACGAATTgagttcatgtttagtttatatAGTGCCTGAGGGCTTTTACGACAGAGTTGAGGAAGGAAGTATCAAGCTCAAGAAAGCAAAGAGCTTTGGATTCTCTAAAGAAGGCATCGTGCTCGAGGGTCAGGCTGAACCAATAAAATCCGACTTAGTCATACTCGCTACAGGCTTCAATAAAATCCGACTTAGTCATATCGCTACAGGCTTCAAGGGAATTGATAAGCTCAAACACATTTTTGAATCACCAAAATTCCAGGGCTTCATTGCAGGGAGCGATGATTATGCAGTTCCTCTCTATAG GGAATGCGTTCATCCCCGAATACCACAACTGGCAATAATTGGATTCTCAGAAAGCGTATCAGATCTATACACCTCGGAAATAGGATGCCGATGGCTGGCAGAACTTCTTGATGGAAAATTTAAGCTACCTAACATCAAGGTAATGGAGAAAGACATAGCAGAATAG